A single genomic interval of Variovorax sp. PMC12 harbors:
- a CDS encoding carbonic anhydrase, with product MRDVVDGFLRFQREVFPTRRELFQKLATKQEPTTLFISCSDSRMVPELVTQREPGDLFVIRNAGNIVPSFGPEPGGVSATVEYAVAALKVTDIVICGHSDCGAMTAVATCACLDHMPAVKNWLRYADAARMINESKHHDTARARIDSMVRENVIAQLNNLRTHPSVALALAQGKLTLHGWVYDIESGSIVALAPSGNSFVPLEDHPAAV from the coding sequence ATGCGTGACGTTGTAGACGGATTCCTGCGGTTCCAGCGAGAGGTGTTTCCCACTCGCAGAGAACTTTTCCAGAAGCTCGCGACCAAGCAGGAGCCGACGACGCTGTTCATTTCCTGCTCGGACAGCCGCATGGTCCCTGAGCTGGTGACGCAGCGCGAGCCCGGCGACTTGTTCGTCATCCGCAACGCCGGCAACATCGTTCCCTCCTTCGGTCCTGAACCTGGGGGCGTGTCGGCAACGGTCGAATACGCGGTCGCCGCCTTGAAGGTCACGGACATCGTCATATGCGGCCACTCCGACTGCGGTGCGATGACTGCCGTTGCCACCTGCGCGTGCCTGGACCACATGCCGGCGGTGAAGAACTGGCTTCGCTATGCGGACGCAGCCCGCATGATCAACGAATCGAAGCACCACGACACCGCGCGAGCGCGCATCGACAGCATGGTGCGTGAGAACGTCATCGCACAGTTGAACAACCTGCGCACCCATCCTTCCGTGGCGCTCGCGCTGGCGCAAGGAAAGCTGACGCTACACGGATGGGTGTATGACATCGAGTCCGGCTCCATCGTGGCCCTGGCACCCTCCGGCAATTCCTTCGTGCCGCTTGAGGACCACCCGGCGGCGGTCTAA
- a CDS encoding Bug family tripartite tricarboxylate transporter substrate binding protein: MPVRKRLGGFLLGLVLAVGAAQAQQPLRIVVPFAAGGGTDQYARLLASELTSRGTQTIVENKPGASGIVAADNVARSKPDGTTLLMSSLSILASNTVMYDKLPYDPVTSFTPVTQIAYQPTIIVGRTDLPYKNIKEMVAYAKAHPDKINRGSPGASILTNLAPLAFESMAGIRTMHIPFNGDSPGLQAMLGSQIDIQGTSITGPLQHVKAGKMRVLGVMDVKRLPQVPDAPTFKEQGYDIEALLWYALSAPAATPKDIVDKLNRAVNQVLVDPAFIARAQAIGMEPRGGTPQALADYVKAETQRWIPLLQRLDLPKQGH; encoded by the coding sequence ATGCCAGTCCGGAAGCGCCTTGGCGGCTTTCTGCTCGGTCTCGTCCTCGCCGTCGGTGCGGCGCAGGCCCAACAACCCTTGCGTATCGTCGTTCCCTTCGCGGCCGGCGGCGGAACCGATCAGTACGCGCGGCTGCTGGCCTCCGAACTCACCAGCCGCGGCACCCAGACGATCGTGGAGAACAAGCCGGGCGCCAGCGGCATCGTGGCGGCGGACAACGTGGCGCGTTCCAAGCCCGACGGCACCACGTTGCTGATGAGTTCGCTGAGCATCCTGGCCAGCAACACCGTGATGTACGACAAGCTGCCCTACGACCCGGTGACCAGCTTCACGCCGGTCACGCAGATCGCCTACCAGCCGACCATCATCGTGGGCCGCACCGACCTGCCCTACAAGAACATCAAGGAAATGGTGGCCTATGCCAAGGCGCATCCGGACAAGATCAATCGCGGCTCGCCGGGCGCATCCATCCTGACCAACCTGGCGCCCCTGGCCTTCGAGAGCATGGCGGGCATCCGCACGATGCACATTCCCTTCAATGGCGATTCGCCCGGCCTGCAGGCCATGCTCGGCAGCCAGATCGACATCCAGGGAACCTCCATCACCGGCCCGCTGCAGCATGTCAAGGCGGGCAAGATGCGCGTGCTGGGCGTGATGGACGTCAAGCGTCTGCCCCAGGTGCCCGATGCGCCCACCTTCAAGGAGCAGGGCTACGACATCGAGGCGCTGCTGTGGTACGCGCTTTCCGCACCCGCCGCCACGCCCAAGGACATCGTCGACAAGCTCAACCGCGCGGTCAACCAGGTGCTGGTCGATCCCGCCTTCATCGCGCGCGCCCAGGCCATAGGGATGGAGCCGCGAGGCGGCACGCCGCAGGCGCTGGCCGACTACGTGAAGGCCGAGACGCAGCGCTGGATCCCGCTGCTGCAGCGCCTGGACCTGCCCAAGCAGGGGCACTGA
- a CDS encoding SDR family NAD(P)-dependent oxidoreductase: MSPLFDDTVALVSGASQGIGFAIATRLLEAGCRVALTDLDADSTREAARRTGHAADRVRPYALDVRDAAQCEAVVSDLQEAWGPVGVLVNNAGVSGRSAVFEAQALSQDIDHVMAVNVKGVLNLSVACTRGLHRTRGAIVNVASITSLVATSAHIAYGASKGAVAQLTKFLARDFGPHGVRVNAVAPGLVMTPMTAHIADDAERCERMVRRTYLRRAADPQDIAGPVVFLASEQARYVTGTILPVDGGYTAN, from the coding sequence ATGAGCCCCTTGTTCGACGACACCGTGGCCCTGGTCAGCGGTGCGAGCCAGGGCATCGGCTTCGCGATTGCCACCCGCCTGCTCGAGGCGGGCTGCCGCGTGGCACTGACAGACCTCGACGCCGACAGCACCCGGGAAGCGGCCCGTCGCACAGGCCACGCGGCGGACCGCGTCCGGCCCTATGCGCTGGACGTGCGCGATGCCGCGCAATGCGAAGCCGTGGTCTCTGATCTGCAGGAAGCCTGGGGCCCCGTGGGCGTGCTCGTGAACAACGCGGGGGTGAGCGGCCGCAGCGCCGTGTTCGAGGCACAGGCACTCTCGCAGGACATCGACCACGTGATGGCGGTGAACGTCAAGGGCGTGCTCAACCTGTCCGTGGCCTGCACCCGGGGCCTGCACCGGACCCGTGGCGCCATCGTCAACGTGGCCTCCATCACTTCGCTGGTGGCGACCTCGGCGCACATCGCCTACGGCGCCTCCAAGGGGGCCGTCGCCCAGCTGACCAAGTTCCTGGCGCGAGACTTCGGGCCGCACGGCGTGCGCGTCAACGCCGTCGCACCCGGACTGGTGATGACGCCCATGACCGCCCACATCGCGGATGACGCCGAACGCTGCGAGCGGATGGTGCGTCGTACGTATCTGCGCCGCGCGGCGGATCCGCAGGACATCGCGGGGCCCGTGGTGTTCCTGGCTTCGGAGCAGGCGCGCTACGTCACCGGCACCATCCTGCCGGTGGATGGCGGCTACACAGCCAACTGA
- a CDS encoding class I SAM-dependent methyltransferase — protein MQPLFDAIASMSAPVDAQRIFHGRGGLHPECAHLSLDFFPPVWLLTSFKPATGDELAAIGAALERRWSQLAPGETLQWVFQCRHEGQSSTQLMSGSLPDPHWVTEEGVRYRVNVARGQNHGLFLDMAEGRRWVRAFVKARPDARSRVKVLNLFAYTCAFSVVALQAGARHVTNLDMSKGALAVGQQNHRANGVLEGASFLPHDLFSSWGKITRAGPYGLVIVDPPSYQKGSFVATKDYARLIKRLPDLLAPDGHVLLCLNAPELGPKFLQEQMSELAPELDFVERLANPSTFPDVSDERSLKVLVYRAPPDVRT, from the coding sequence ATGCAGCCCCTGTTCGACGCAATCGCTTCAATGTCCGCACCGGTGGATGCGCAGCGCATCTTCCACGGGCGCGGCGGGCTTCATCCCGAGTGCGCTCACTTGTCGCTGGACTTCTTCCCGCCGGTTTGGCTGTTGACCAGCTTCAAGCCCGCGACGGGCGACGAACTGGCTGCAATCGGCGCCGCGCTGGAGCGCCGCTGGTCGCAGTTGGCACCGGGTGAAACGCTGCAATGGGTGTTTCAGTGCCGGCATGAAGGCCAGAGCAGCACGCAACTCATGAGCGGCTCGCTGCCCGACCCGCATTGGGTCACCGAGGAGGGTGTTCGCTATCGCGTCAACGTGGCCCGGGGCCAGAACCACGGGCTGTTTCTCGACATGGCCGAAGGACGGCGCTGGGTTCGTGCATTTGTGAAGGCGCGCCCCGACGCCCGGTCGCGCGTCAAGGTGCTCAACCTGTTTGCCTACACCTGCGCGTTCTCGGTGGTCGCATTGCAGGCAGGAGCCCGCCACGTCACCAACCTGGACATGAGCAAGGGCGCACTGGCCGTGGGGCAGCAGAACCACCGCGCCAACGGCGTGCTCGAAGGCGCGAGCTTCCTCCCCCATGACCTTTTCAGTTCGTGGGGAAAAATCACGCGCGCAGGCCCTTACGGGCTGGTCATCGTCGACCCACCGAGCTATCAAAAGGGAAGTTTCGTTGCGACCAAGGACTACGCCCGGCTGATCAAGCGCTTGCCTGACCTGCTCGCGCCCGATGGCCATGTCCTGCTATGCCTCAATGCGCCAGAACTGGGACCCAAATTCCTGCAGGAGCAAATGAGCGAACTGGCGCCGGAACTGGATTTCGTGGAGAGACTGGCGAATCCGAGCACCTTTCCCGACGTGTCCGACGAGCGGTCGCTGAAGGTGCTGGTGTACCGGGCGCCGCCGGATGTCCGGACCTGA